One genomic region from Onychostoma macrolepis isolate SWU-2019 chromosome 23, ASM1243209v1, whole genome shotgun sequence encodes:
- the gp9 gene encoding LOW QUALITY PROTEIN: glycoprotein IX (platelet) (The sequence of the model RefSeq protein was modified relative to this genomic sequence to represent the inferred CDS: inserted 1 base in 1 codon), producing MMLFGSGLTLLLCSIFAHIGSQSCRCKALPSRGLRMNCISQGLRTIPHLPAEITKLLLQNNLLTTVTPGHLDRLQHLQLVNLSGXPFHCDCSIQYLRQWLQRNKAISVMPVCASPAELAQRPIDELTDADFTSCVSDHCFGWVYNAILCIMLGFLIGLLLWCVQLARNSTFILGIDERHMGFEAESLRSLKPKHRVRMRCSIGSLSAGTGDMDKPLLNMDILPQILDVLNKQHNIKIKVP from the exons at GATGCTCTTTGGTTCAGGACTGACCCTTCTCTTGTGCTCGATCTTTGCACACATTGGTTCCCAGTCCTGCAGGTGCAAAGCTTTACCGTCCCGAGGTCTGAGGATGAACTGCATCTCGCAGGGCCTGAGAACCATCCCTCATCTTCCTGCAGAAATCACCAAACTCCTGCTGCAGAATAACCTCCTGACCACCGTAACTCCTGGGCATTTAGACAGGCTCCAACACCTGCAGCTGGTCAACTTATCCG AACCCTTCCACTGCGACTGCAGCATCCAGTACTTAAGACAATGGCTACAGAGGAATAAAGCCATCTCTGTGATGCCGGTGTGTGCCAGTCCTGCAGAACTAGCCCAGAGACCCATCGATGAGCTCACTGATGCTGATTTCACGTCCTGTGTCTCTGATCACTGCTTTGGGTGGGTTTATAATGCCATCTTATGCATCATGCTTGGCTTTCTCATTGGTTTGCTGCTGTGGTGTGTGCAACTGGCAAGAAACTCTACATTTATTCTGGGAATCGATGAGAGACACATGGGATTTGAGGCAGAATCTCTTCGATCACTCAAACCCAAACACAGAGTGAGGATGAGGTGCAGTATCGGGTCACTGAGTGCAGGAACCGGTGACATGGACAAGCCTTTACTCAACATGGACATCCTCCCTCAGATACTGGACGTCCTGAACAAGCAACACAACATTAAGATTAAGGTGCCATGA